CGCCCGGCCGGGCGCTGGTGGTGCGCGCCCGGACGGTCGACTTCCTGCGCGCCGAGTCCGGCGAGGACGCCGAGACCGCCGCCGCCCAGGCCCGTACCCTCGCCCGCGCCCACGGAGGTGGCTGATGCGCTGGATCCACCGGGACTCCCTGATCGCCTGCGACCACGACGGCCGGGTCACCAACCGCGCCTCGCAGCAGTGGGTGACCGTGCGGGGCGTGCCCGTGCTGGTCGACGCCGACCCGGAGGGGCGGGACATCACCGCCTGCCCGAACTACGGGCCGACCATCAAGCCGTGCGTGAAGACGCTGCGGGTGACCGTCGGCTACAGCACCTGGCTGCGGGTGGACGGGCACCGGGTGGTGCTGGACAACCTGGACGGGCTGACCGACGGCACCCCGCCGGGGCTGGTCCACCACAAGGTCCGCGCCGCGCGGCAGGACTTCCTGGGGGCGGACGGATGAGGGCGTTCCGCTTCGTCGGCGCCGGCTTCGACGCCGGGCGCACCGGCGGGCTGGCGTTGACCGCGGCCGGCGGGCTCGCGATGACCGACGGCGACGAGACCGTACGCCAGGCGTTGTTCCTGCTGCTGTCCACCACGCCCGGCGAGCGGCTGATGCGGCCCGGGTACGGCTCCCGGCTGCACCGGCTGGTCTTCGCGCCCAACGACGACACCACCGCCGGGCTGGCCATCCACTACGTCCGGCAGGCGATCCGGCGGTGGGAGCCGCGGGTCGAGGTGATCGACGTGGACGCCGGGGCCGACCCGGACGACCCGTGGCGGCTGGTGATCCGGCTCGACTACCGGGTCCGGGCCAGCCTGTCGCCCGGGCAGCTGGTCTTCTCCGTCGACCTGCACGGCGACGACGAACCCGAGGGGGACCCGACATGACGCTGCCGGTGCCGCACCTGGACGACCGCGCCTTCCTCGACCTGGTCACCGAGGCGCGGGAGCGGATCCGCCAGTCCTGCCCCGACTGGACGGACCTCTCCGCGCACGACCCGGGGATGGCGCTGCTGGAGGCGTTCGCGTACCTCACCGAGGTGATGATCTACCGGCTGAACCAGTTGCCGGAGAAGGCGTACGTCGCGTTCCTGAACCTGCTCGGGGTGACCCGGCACCCACCCTCGGCGGCCTGGGCGGACGTCCGGTTCACCCGGACCGGGCCGGACCGCGCCGCGGTCCGGATCCCGGCCGGCACCCGGGTCGCCGCGGCCCGCGGCGCCGACCCCCGGCCAGTCGTCTTCGTCACCACCGAGCCGGCGGTGCTGCCCGCCGGGGAGACCGAGGTGACGGTACGCCTGCACCACTGCGAGCCGGTCGAGGCGGAGCTGCTCGGGGTCGGCACCGGCCAGCCCGGTCAGGTGCTGCGGGCGGCGAAGGCCCCGCTGACCCGGACCGCCGAGGCGCTGGACCTGCTGCTCGGGGTGGAGGTGCCGGCCGGCTCGGTGGAGCTGGGCGCCGCCGCCCGGGAGCACGACGGGCGGACGTACGAGATCTGGCGGCCGGTGGACAGCTTCGCCGGCCTCGGCCCGGCCGACCGGGTCTATCTGGTCGACCGCGCGTCCGGGGTGGTCACCTTCGCCCCCGCCCTCGACCTGCGCCCCGCCGGGGACGACGCCGGAGCGCCCACCGCGCCGGTGACGGTGGCGGCGGTGCCGCCGGCGGGTCGGCAGGTGCGGCTCTGGTACCGCAGCGGCGGCGGACCGGCCGGCAACGTGGCCGCCGGGACGCTGACCAGCCTGCGCGACCCGCTGCCCGGGCTGCGGGTGGACAATCCCGAGCCGGCCGGCGGCGGCCGGGACCTGGAGCCGCTGGAGTCGGCGCTGACCCGGGGGCCGTACGAGTTCTTCGCCCAGCAGCGCGCGGTGACCGCCCGGGACTACGAGATCCTGGCCGCCGGCTCCGGCGCGGTGGCCCGGGCGCGGGCCTTCACCCGGGCCGCCGTCTACAGCTTCGCCCGCCCCGGCGAGGTCGAGGTGGTGCTGGTGCCGTACGTGCCGGAGCAGGCCCGTCCGGGTGGCCGGCTGCCGGTGGACGTGCTGCGCGAGCACGAGGTGCCGGAGGCCCGCCGCCGGGTGGAGGCGGACCTGGAGGGCCGCCGCGCCCTCGGCACCGCCGTCCGGGTCGGCTGGGCCCGCTACAAGGCGGTGTCGATCCGGGCCCGGGTGGTGGTCCGCCGCGAGGAGGACGTCGACGCGGTCCGTCGGCGCATCCACGACCGGCTGCACCAGACGCTCAGCCCGCTGCCCACCCCGCTCAACCCCACCGGTTGGGCGTTCGGCGAGCCGCTGCGGGCGTCCAATGTGTACCGGATGCTGGAGCACGCCGAGCCGGGCGTGCGGTACGTCGAGTCGGTCCGGTTCGTCGTCGACGAGGCGCCGGACGCGCAGGTGCGCACCCTCGCCGTCGACCAGTACCAGCCCGGCACCTGGTACGCCGGGCGTGGCCCGGTGCTGTTCCGCTCCACCAACGCCGGGGCGGGCTGGGAGCCGGCCGGCCGGTTCGACGGCGAGACCGTGGTCCGGGTCGCCCCCGCCCCCGCGCCGGTGCGCCCGGGGATCGTGCCCCGCGCCGGCTCGGTGGCCGTGGTCACCGCCCGCGACGCCGGGGGTTCCCGGGTGCACCTGAGCACCGACCTGGGCGAGACCTTCACGCTCCTGACCGACCTGGACTCCCGCATCCAGGACCTGGCCTGGATCGACCGGGACGGCACCGGGGCCCTGCTGCTGGCCACCGACACCGGCCTCTACGAGGTGTCCCTGCTGCCCGGCTCGGTGCCGTTGCAGATCCTCGTCGACGCGGGCGACGCCGACCGCGGCTTCTACGCCGTCCGGGCGTTCGTCTCCGAGCGCGGCGCGCCGGGGGTGGCGGTGGCCGCGCAGGCCGGCTTCGGGGTCTATCTCTCCACCGCCGCCGGTCGCCCCGGCAGCTTCGCCCACGTCGGGCTGGCCAACGTGGACAACCGCGTCCTCGCCGTGCAGTACGACGGCCCGGCCACCCTGCTGTGGAGCGGCGCCGGGGAACCGGACCCGAAGAAACCCGGCCAGGGCTGCCACCGCACCCGGCTCTTCGAGTCGGACGTGCAGTGGCAGGGCGTGCAGACCGGCTGGATCGGTGGCACCTGCCGCGACCTGGCGTTCAGCGGATCGCTCGCGGTCGCCGCCACGCAGAGCGGCGGAGTGGTCCGGCTCGACACCCTGGCCGCCCAGCCGCAGTGGCAGCCGGTGATGGTCAACTGCGGGCTGCCGCTGCGGGACCGGACCCGGTTCGTCCCGGTGGACGCGCTCGCCGCCACCTCCGGCGCCGGCGGTGGCCGGCTGGTGCTGGCCGGCGGCGAACGCGGGGTGTACCGCAGTGGCGACGCCGTCGACTGGACGGCCAGCGCCAACCAGGCCACCGCCGACGTGGTGACCGTCCCCGGTACCTGGCTGCTCTGCTCCGGCGAGCACGACATCGAGGTGGTGCGGCAGGATGCGCCGGACGGCGATTGAGCGGCTGCTGCCCGCGGCGTACCAGCGGGCGGCGGGGCCGGGCAGCGTGCTCGGCGCACTGCTGGACGTGATGGAGACACTGCACGCCCCGGACGAGGCGGTGCTCGCCGACGTCGACGCGCTCTTCGCGCCGTACCGGGCGCCGGACGGGTTCGTGGCGTACCTGACCCGGTGGGTGGCGCTGGACCACGTGGTGGCCGCCCCCGGGGGTGGCGCGCCGGTGCCGTTGCCGCCGGGCCGGCTGCGGGACCTGGTGGCGCACGGCGCGCTGCTGGCCCGCTGGCGGGGCACCCCGTACGGGATGCGCACCGCGTTGGAGCTGGCCACCGGGGTGACCGGGTTCGTCCTCGACGAACCGGCGGAGCGCCCCTTCCACGTGGTGGTCCGGGTGCCACCGGCCGCCGCCGACCAGCTCGCCGTGATCACCCGCGTCGTCGAGGGGGAGAAACCGGCCGCCGTCACCGTCGAGATCACCCTGCCCGACGACGCCGCTCCCCCGCCACCCACCGACCCGGGCCCGGCCGAGGCCGAGGCCGAGGACACCCCGGACCGCGCGGTCGGGCGGGCCCGCGTCGCGTACCCCGCATCAGCACCAGAGGAGCCGTCATGACCACCGAATGGGCCGTCGTCGCCGCCGCCGGGGCGTTCACGCTGACCGAGCGGAACACCGGCGAGCTGACCTTCACCGTCTCCAACCCCGGCGAGGCGCCGGACACCGTGGTGTTCGACGTGGCCCCGGGCGAGGGCACCCAGCGTTCCTGGTTCACGGTCGCCGAACCGCAGCGGGTGGTGCCCGGGCAGGGCTCGGTCTCCTTCCTGGTCCGGCTGGCCGTGCCGCCGGGTACGCCGCCGCGCCGCTACGACATGACCGGCTTCGCCTACTCGGCGAACACCGCGCCGGAGGAGAGTTCCCGCTCCAGCGGCCGGGTGACGTACGACGTGCGGGCGGTCGTACCCCCGAAGCGGGTGCCCTGGCCGTGGCTCGCGGCCGCCGCGGCGCTGGTGCTGGTCGTCGCCGGGGTGGTGGTGTGGCTGGTCGGCCGCGGCGAGGGCGACGCGCCGACGCCGGCCGCGCCGAAGGTGGTGACGCTGGAGGCGGAGAGCCTGGTGGACGGCGCGGTGGTCCGCTCGCCGTCGGGGGCGGGCGCGAAGGTGGTGGAGCAGAAGAACTGCTGCGGGGTGGTCTGGTCCGGTGACGCGCAGCTGTTCTTCCTCGGGCTGGCCGTCGGCGACCAGGTCACCGTCACCGTGGACCTGCCGGTCGACGGCACCTGGCGGCTGTCGACGGTCCGCACCACCTCGTTCGACTACGCCAACACCATCTTCACCGTGGACGGCCGGCAGGTCGGCGACACGTTCTTCGGCTTCAGCCCGACCGTGGTGCGGACCGACTTCGTCGACGTCGGCACGGTGCAGCTCAGCAAGGGCCCGCACCAGCTGACCCTGGTG
This genomic interval from Micromonospora sp. CCTCC AA 2012012 contains the following:
- a CDS encoding putative baseplate assembly protein, with protein sequence MTLPVPHLDDRAFLDLVTEARERIRQSCPDWTDLSAHDPGMALLEAFAYLTEVMIYRLNQLPEKAYVAFLNLLGVTRHPPSAAWADVRFTRTGPDRAAVRIPAGTRVAAARGADPRPVVFVTTEPAVLPAGETEVTVRLHHCEPVEAELLGVGTGQPGQVLRAAKAPLTRTAEALDLLLGVEVPAGSVELGAAAREHDGRTYEIWRPVDSFAGLGPADRVYLVDRASGVVTFAPALDLRPAGDDAGAPTAPVTVAAVPPAGRQVRLWYRSGGGPAGNVAAGTLTSLRDPLPGLRVDNPEPAGGGRDLEPLESALTRGPYEFFAQQRAVTARDYEILAAGSGAVARARAFTRAAVYSFARPGEVEVVLVPYVPEQARPGGRLPVDVLREHEVPEARRRVEADLEGRRALGTAVRVGWARYKAVSIRARVVVRREEDVDAVRRRIHDRLHQTLSPLPTPLNPTGWAFGEPLRASNVYRMLEHAEPGVRYVESVRFVVDEAPDAQVRTLAVDQYQPGTWYAGRGPVLFRSTNAGAGWEPAGRFDGETVVRVAPAPAPVRPGIVPRAGSVAVVTARDAGGSRVHLSTDLGETFTLLTDLDSRIQDLAWIDRDGTGALLLATDTGLYEVSLLPGSVPLQILVDAGDADRGFYAVRAFVSERGAPGVAVAAQAGFGVYLSTAAGRPGSFAHVGLANVDNRVLAVQYDGPATLLWSGAGEPDPKKPGQGCHRTRLFESDVQWQGVQTGWIGGTCRDLAFSGSLAVAATQSGGVVRLDTLAAQPQWQPVMVNCGLPLRDRTRFVPVDALAATSGAGGGRLVLAGGERGVYRSGDAVDWTASANQATADVVTVPGTWLLCSGEHDIEVVRQDAPDGD
- a CDS encoding GPW/gp25 family protein, with product MRAFRFVGAGFDAGRTGGLALTAAGGLAMTDGDETVRQALFLLLSTTPGERLMRPGYGSRLHRLVFAPNDDTTAGLAIHYVRQAIRRWEPRVEVIDVDAGADPDDPWRLVIRLDYRVRASLSPGQLVFSVDLHGDDEPEGDPT
- a CDS encoding carbohydrate-binding protein; translated protein: MTTEWAVVAAAGAFTLTERNTGELTFTVSNPGEAPDTVVFDVAPGEGTQRSWFTVAEPQRVVPGQGSVSFLVRLAVPPGTPPRRYDMTGFAYSANTAPEESSRSSGRVTYDVRAVVPPKRVPWPWLAAAAALVLVVAGVVVWLVGRGEGDAPTPAAPKVVTLEAESLVDGAVVRSPSGAGAKVVEQKNCCGVVWSGDAQLFFLGLAVGDQVTVTVDLPVDGTWRLSTVRTTSFDYANTIFTVDGRQVGDTFFGFSPTVVRTDFVDVGTVQLSKGPHQLTLVAVSKTQGFDRYFAGIDQIRFTQLVQP
- a CDS encoding phage tail protein, which encodes MRRTAIERLLPAAYQRAAGPGSVLGALLDVMETLHAPDEAVLADVDALFAPYRAPDGFVAYLTRWVALDHVVAAPGGGAPVPLPPGRLRDLVAHGALLARWRGTPYGMRTALELATGVTGFVLDEPAERPFHVVVRVPPAAADQLAVITRVVEGEKPAAVTVEITLPDDAAPPPPTDPGPAEAEAEDTPDRAVGRARVAYPASAPEEPS